One segment of Nostoc flagelliforme CCNUN1 DNA contains the following:
- a CDS encoding LON peptidase substrate-binding domain-containing protein translates to MTSSSKIAVRELPLFPLPEVVLFPTRPLPLHIFEFRYRIMMNTILESDRRFGVLMVDPVKGTIANTGCCAEIVHHQRLPDDRIKMLTLGQQRFRVLEYVREKPYRVGLVEWIEDQPPAKDLRPLSTEVEQLLRDVVRLSAKLTEQNIELPEDLPDLPTELSYWVASNLYGVAPEQQLLLEMQDTATRLEREAEILTSTRNHLAARSVLKDTFNEK, encoded by the coding sequence ATGACATCATCTTCTAAAATTGCAGTTCGTGAACTACCTCTGTTCCCGTTACCCGAAGTAGTTCTATTTCCTACCAGACCATTGCCTCTGCACATCTTTGAATTTCGCTACCGAATCATGATGAACACGATTTTGGAGAGCGATCGCAGGTTCGGTGTTTTGATGGTCGATCCTGTTAAAGGTACAATTGCAAACACTGGTTGCTGTGCGGAAATCGTTCATCATCAACGGCTGCCAGATGATCGCATCAAGATGTTGACTTTAGGGCAACAAAGATTTCGCGTATTAGAGTATGTTCGTGAAAAACCATACCGCGTTGGCTTAGTGGAGTGGATTGAAGACCAACCACCGGCTAAAGATTTGCGACCTTTATCAACTGAGGTAGAACAACTACTGCGAGATGTTGTACGTCTATCAGCCAAATTAACCGAACAAAATATCGAACTACCAGAAGATTTGCCTGACCTACCAACAGAGTTATCTTATTGGGTAGCAAGTAATCTTTATGGTGTCGCCCCAGAGCAGCAGTTATTGCTAGAAATGCAAGATACTGCAACTCGTCTTGAGCGGGAAGCGGAAATTTTAACCTCTACTCGGAATCACTTGGCCGCTCGCTCTGTTCTTAAAGACACGTTTAATGAAAAGTGA
- the rpsG gene encoding 30S ribosomal protein S7, giving the protein MSRRGVIQRRPVPSDSVYNSRLVSMIIRRIMRHGKKSLAARIVYDALKTIEERTGAGALETFERAVRNATPLVEVKARRVGGATYQVPMEVRTERGTTLALRWLVQYSRSRPGRTMASKLANELMDAANETGNAIRKREETHRMAEANKAFAHYRY; this is encoded by the coding sequence ATGTCTCGTCGTGGTGTTATTCAAAGGCGCCCAGTTCCGTCTGACTCTGTATATAACAGTCGCCTTGTGAGCATGATTATCAGGCGGATCATGCGTCATGGCAAGAAATCACTTGCCGCACGGATTGTTTATGATGCATTAAAAACTATTGAAGAACGCACTGGTGCTGGTGCCTTGGAAACCTTTGAAAGAGCTGTGCGAAATGCCACGCCTTTAGTAGAAGTAAAGGCTCGGCGAGTTGGTGGAGCAACCTACCAAGTACCAATGGAAGTGCGTACAGAACGGGGTACTACCCTAGCACTGCGTTGGTTAGTGCAATATTCCCGCTCCAGACCAGGCCGGACAATGGCAAGCAAACTGGCAAATGAATTAATGGATGCTGCCAATGAAACTGGCAATGCGATTCGGAAACGTGAAGAAACGCACCGGATGGCGGAAGCTAATAAAGCATTCGCACATTATCGTTACTAG
- the tuf gene encoding elongation factor Tu, translated as MARAKFERNKPHINIGTVGHVDHGKTTLTAAITMTLAAMGQAVAKGYDQIDNAPEEKARGITINTAHVEYETASRHYAHVDCPGHADYVKNMITGAAQMDGGILVVAATDGPMPQTREHILLAKQVGVPSLVVFLNKEDLMDDPELLELVELELRELLSSYDFPGDDIPIIKGSGLQALEAMTKNPKTQRGENPWVDKIYELMDAVDSYIPTPERDVDKPFLMAVEDVFSITGRGTVATGRIERGVVKVGDNVELVGIRDTRATTVTGIEMFKKSLDQGMAGDNAGVLLRGIQKADIERGMVIAKPGSIKPHNEFEGEVYVLTEKEGGRKTPFFAGYRPQFYVRTTDVTGTIKAYTSDEGKEVEMVMPGDRIKMTVELINAIAIEQGMRFAIREGGRTIGAGVVSKIIK; from the coding sequence ATGGCACGCGCAAAGTTTGAAAGGAATAAACCCCACATTAATATCGGTACAGTTGGCCACGTTGACCACGGTAAAACTACCTTGACAGCAGCCATCACCATGACCTTGGCAGCTATGGGTCAAGCTGTAGCTAAGGGTTACGACCAAATTGATAATGCCCCAGAAGAAAAGGCACGGGGTATTACCATCAATACCGCTCACGTAGAGTATGAAACCGCAAGTCGGCACTATGCTCACGTAGACTGTCCAGGACACGCTGACTATGTGAAGAACATGATCACCGGTGCTGCTCAGATGGACGGAGGTATCCTCGTAGTTGCTGCTACCGATGGTCCTATGCCCCAAACTCGCGAACACATCCTGTTGGCAAAACAGGTAGGCGTTCCCAGTCTGGTTGTCTTCTTGAACAAAGAAGATTTGATGGATGACCCAGAACTCTTGGAACTAGTAGAACTAGAACTTAGAGAACTGCTCTCCAGCTACGACTTCCCTGGCGATGATATCCCCATTATCAAAGGCTCTGGTCTGCAAGCTCTGGAAGCAATGACCAAGAATCCTAAGACTCAACGCGGTGAAAATCCTTGGGTAGACAAAATCTATGAACTGATGGATGCTGTAGATTCTTACATCCCCACTCCTGAGCGGGATGTTGATAAACCCTTCCTGATGGCTGTAGAAGACGTTTTCTCAATTACAGGTCGTGGTACTGTCGCCACCGGACGGATTGAGCGGGGTGTAGTCAAAGTTGGCGATAACGTTGAACTAGTGGGTATCAGAGATACTCGTGCCACTACCGTAACTGGTATTGAGATGTTTAAGAAGAGTCTCGACCAAGGTATGGCTGGGGATAACGCTGGGGTACTACTGCGGGGTATCCAAAAGGCTGATATTGAACGGGGTATGGTCATCGCCAAACCTGGTTCGATTAAACCTCACAATGAATTTGAAGGTGAGGTTTATGTCTTAACAGAAAAAGAAGGTGGTCGTAAAACTCCATTTTTCGCTGGCTACCGTCCCCAGTTCTACGTGCGGACAACTGATGTAACTGGTACCATCAAAGCCTACACCTCCGATGAAGGCAAAGAAGTAGAAATGGTGATGCCAGGCGATCGCATCAAGATGACAGTAGAATTGATCAACGCGATCGCTATTGAACAAGGAATGCGCTTCGCTATCCGCGAAGGTGGCCGCACCATCGGTGCTGGTGTCGTCTCCAAAATTATCAAGTAG
- the pheA gene encoding prephenate dehydratase yields MTLSITHLGPPGTYAEQAAVFYVNWLTKSTGFEATLSPYPTISQSLHAVADGKAHLAVVPVENSIEGSVTTTLDTLWQLDSLRIQLALVLPIVHTLISCASSLDKIKTVYSHPQALAQCQGWLERFLPTVQIIPSNSTTEALQRLEQETTTAAIASSRAAQLYNLPILASGINDYPENCTRFWVVSQGEADAGYRASTIDASHTSLAFSMPANTPGALLRPLQIFAQLGINLSRIESRPTKRSLGEYLFFMDLEADVKEAQMQSALAELTMHTEILKILGAYNILPISAVT; encoded by the coding sequence ATGACCTTATCGATCACACATTTAGGGCCTCCCGGCACTTATGCAGAACAAGCAGCTGTTTTTTATGTCAACTGGCTAACTAAAAGTACGGGATTTGAAGCTACGTTATCTCCCTATCCCACCATCTCCCAGTCACTCCACGCTGTTGCTGATGGTAAAGCCCACTTGGCTGTTGTGCCAGTGGAAAATTCTATTGAAGGGAGTGTTACCACAACACTGGATACACTTTGGCAGTTAGACAGTTTGCGAATTCAGTTGGCTTTAGTATTACCTATTGTCCATACGTTAATTTCTTGCGCGTCTAGCTTAGATAAAATTAAAACTGTTTACTCTCACCCGCAAGCTTTGGCACAATGTCAGGGATGGTTAGAGCGGTTTCTCCCGACTGTACAGATTATTCCTAGCAATTCTACAACAGAAGCATTACAGCGATTGGAGCAAGAGACAACAACAGCAGCGATCGCTTCTAGTAGAGCAGCTCAACTCTACAACCTGCCCATACTAGCTAGTGGCATCAACGACTATCCAGAAAACTGTACTCGTTTTTGGGTAGTAAGTCAGGGTGAAGCGGACGCAGGATACCGAGCATCAACAATAGATGCTAGCCACACATCGCTAGCTTTTAGTATGCCTGCCAACACACCCGGAGCATTGCTCAGACCCTTGCAAATATTTGCTCAACTAGGAATTAACCTCAGCCGGATTGAATCTCGTCCGACGAAGCGATCGCTAGGCGAATACTTGTTTTTTATGGATTTGGAAGCGGATGTCAAGGAAGCACAAATGCAATCTGCTTTAGCAGAATTAACTATGCACACAGAAATTTTAAAAATTCTTGGCGCTTACAATATTTTACCGATCAGCGCTGTTACTTGA
- the fusA gene encoding elongation factor G produces MARTIPLEKVRNIGIAAHIDAGKTTTTERILFYSGIIHKIGEVHEGTAVTDWMEQERERGITITAAAISTSWKDHQINIIDTPGHVDFTIEVERSMRVLDGVIAVFCSVGGVQPQSETVWRQAERYKVPRIAFINKMDRTGANFYKVHEQIRDRLRANAIAIQLPIGSENDFRGIVDLVGQRAYIYANDQGTDIQETDIPEELQAQVEEFRTKLIEAAAETDDALMTKYFEGEELTEQEIRTALRKGTIAGTIVPVLCGSAFKNKGVQLMLDAVVDYLPAPSEVPPIQGLLPNGDTVERRADDNEPLAALAFKIMADPYGRLTFVRVYSGVLKKGSYVLNASKNKKERISRLVLMKADDRQDVDELRAGDLGAALGLKDTLTGDTLCDDGSPVILESLFIPEPVISVAVEPKTKNDMDKLSKALQSLSEEDPTFRVRVDPETNQTVIAGMGELHLEILVDRMLREFKVEANVGAPQVAYRETIRKAVNKVEGKFIRQSGGKGQYGHVVINLEPGEPGTGFEFVSKIAGGTVPKEYVGPAEQGMKESCESGVLAGYPLIDVKATLIDGSYHDVDSSEMAFKIAGSMAMKEAVLKASPVILEPMMKVEVEVPEDYMGNVIGDLNTRRGQIESQSTEKGLAKVTSKVPLASMFGYATDIRSKTQGRGTFTMEFSHYEEVPRSVAETIIAKSKGNA; encoded by the coding sequence GTGGCACGCACGATCCCGCTAGAGAAAGTACGCAACATTGGTATTGCGGCGCATATAGATGCGGGCAAAACAACAACAACAGAGAGAATATTATTTTACTCTGGGATAATTCATAAAATTGGCGAAGTTCATGAAGGAACTGCCGTCACAGACTGGATGGAGCAGGAGCGGGAGCGGGGAATTACCATTACTGCGGCTGCTATCAGTACCAGTTGGAAAGATCATCAAATAAACATTATCGATACTCCGGGTCACGTAGACTTCACAATTGAAGTTGAGCGTTCCATGCGCGTGTTGGATGGTGTAATCGCAGTATTTTGTTCTGTGGGCGGCGTGCAACCGCAGTCTGAGACAGTGTGGCGGCAAGCAGAACGCTACAAAGTTCCTCGGATAGCCTTTATCAACAAGATGGATCGCACCGGAGCGAACTTTTATAAAGTTCACGAGCAGATCCGCGATCGCCTGCGGGCGAATGCGATCGCCATTCAACTACCAATTGGTAGTGAAAATGACTTCCGAGGTATCGTTGATCTAGTAGGGCAACGTGCGTATATTTACGCCAATGACCAAGGTACTGATATCCAGGAAACCGATATCCCAGAAGAATTGCAAGCGCAGGTAGAAGAATTCCGCACTAAGCTAATAGAAGCCGCAGCAGAAACCGATGATGCTCTGATGACTAAGTACTTCGAGGGCGAAGAACTAACAGAACAGGAAATTCGGACTGCCCTGCGTAAAGGCACAATTGCCGGAACGATTGTACCAGTACTTTGTGGTTCAGCATTCAAAAATAAAGGCGTGCAGTTGATGCTGGATGCCGTTGTAGATTACCTGCCAGCGCCAAGTGAAGTACCGCCAATTCAAGGCTTACTGCCTAATGGTGATACTGTTGAACGGCGGGCTGATGACAACGAACCCTTAGCAGCTCTGGCATTCAAGATTATGGCTGACCCTTACGGTCGCCTAACATTTGTTCGCGTTTATTCTGGTGTCCTGAAAAAGGGCAGCTACGTTCTCAACGCTAGTAAGAATAAAAAAGAACGAATTTCCCGCTTAGTTCTCATGAAGGCAGACGATCGGCAAGATGTCGATGAACTGCGAGCGGGTGATTTAGGAGCAGCTCTGGGATTGAAAGACACCTTGACAGGTGACACCCTCTGTGATGATGGATCGCCAGTAATTCTGGAATCCCTATTCATTCCTGAGCCTGTGATCTCGGTGGCGGTTGAACCCAAAACCAAGAACGACATGGACAAACTGTCCAAGGCTCTGCAATCTCTCTCAGAAGAAGACCCCACCTTCCGTGTCCGCGTCGATCCGGAAACAAACCAGACCGTGATCGCGGGAATGGGAGAGCTACACCTAGAAATTCTAGTAGACCGGATGTTACGAGAATTCAAGGTGGAAGCGAATGTAGGTGCCCCACAAGTAGCTTACCGAGAAACAATTCGGAAAGCTGTGAACAAAGTTGAGGGCAAATTCATCCGCCAAAGTGGTGGTAAAGGTCAATACGGTCACGTTGTGATCAATTTGGAGCCTGGAGAACCCGGTACTGGCTTTGAATTCGTTTCCAAAATTGCTGGCGGTACAGTACCTAAAGAGTACGTTGGCCCCGCAGAACAAGGGATGAAAGAAAGCTGCGAATCCGGTGTTCTAGCTGGATATCCATTGATTGACGTTAAAGCGACGCTAATTGATGGGTCATACCACGATGTAGACTCTTCAGAAATGGCTTTCAAAATCGCTGGCTCAATGGCGATGAAAGAGGCTGTGCTGAAAGCTTCACCTGTCATCTTAGAGCCTATGATGAAAGTTGAAGTTGAAGTTCCTGAAGACTATATGGGGAACGTCATTGGCGACCTCAACACCCGCCGAGGGCAGATTGAAAGCCAAAGCACCGAAAAGGGACTCGCTAAGGTAACATCTAAAGTTCCACTGGCGAGCATGTTTGGCTACGCCACTGATATCCGGTCAAAAACGCAAGGTCGGGGTACCTTCACGATGGAGTTCAGCCACTACGAAGAGGTGCCTCGCAGCGTAGCTGAAACTATCATTGCAAAAAGCAAAGGGAACGCTTAG
- a CDS encoding DUF1997 domain-containing protein → MATRFTASQSVEIAVPEQPIPIQHYLRQPQRLVKALADNSRIEQLSEEVFRLKMRPLTFMSLSIQPTVDMRVWAESNGIINLRSLGCEILGFEYINQRFALNLKGHLSPKELSSGTRLQGKADLEVLVHLPPPFSFTPKPILEATGNALLKSVLLSVKQRLLNQLLADYRYWVISQTKDRGLSGNSTELPILNAE, encoded by the coding sequence ATGGCTACCCGGTTTACTGCCTCCCAATCGGTTGAAATCGCTGTTCCAGAGCAGCCTATTCCCATTCAGCACTACTTGCGCCAGCCTCAACGTCTAGTTAAGGCTTTGGCTGACAACAGTAGAATTGAGCAGCTTTCTGAGGAAGTATTTCGCTTGAAAATGCGTCCGTTAACTTTTATGTCATTGAGTATTCAACCTACTGTAGACATGAGAGTTTGGGCAGAATCAAATGGAATAATTAATTTGCGATCGCTAGGCTGTGAAATCCTGGGCTTCGAGTATATTAACCAACGTTTTGCTCTCAATTTAAAAGGACATTTGTCTCCCAAAGAGTTAAGTAGTGGCACTCGCCTGCAAGGAAAAGCTGATTTAGAAGTGCTGGTGCATTTGCCACCGCCATTTTCTTTCACTCCTAAGCCAATTTTAGAAGCTACTGGCAATGCTTTGCTCAAAAGCGTACTGTTGTCAGTTAAGCAACGGTTATTAAATCAACTTTTGGCGGATTATCGCTACTGGGTGATATCACAAACCAAAGATAGAGGACTTAGCGGTAACAGTACTGAATTGCCAATCCTGAATGCTGAGTAA
- a CDS encoding HesB/IscA family protein — MIHLSQAAASEIGRIKSKQQPNVLFRLAVKSGGCSGFFYDMSFDEAIKVGDQIFNLDEIQVVIDVASLNYLNGLRVDYSEDLMGGGFRFQNPQAIATCGCGNSFSITSQ; from the coding sequence ATGATTCATCTGAGTCAAGCAGCCGCGAGTGAGATTGGGCGAATAAAGTCCAAGCAGCAGCCAAATGTCTTATTTCGATTGGCAGTAAAATCAGGTGGTTGTTCCGGGTTCTTTTATGATATGTCTTTCGATGAAGCAATAAAAGTTGGCGACCAGATTTTCAACTTGGATGAGATTCAAGTAGTCATAGATGTCGCAAGCTTAAATTACCTCAACGGTTTGAGGGTGGATTATTCAGAAGACTTAATGGGTGGTGGTTTTCGCTTCCAAAACCCTCAGGCGATCGCAACCTGTGGCTGTGGTAATTCATTCTCCATAACTAGTCAATAG
- the rpsL gene encoding 30S ribosomal protein S12 → MPTIQQLIRNEREQARQKTKSPALKQCPQRRGVCTRVYTTTPKKPNSALRKVARVRLTSGFEVTAYIPGIGHNLQEHSVVMIRGGRVKDLPGVRYHIIRGTLDTAGVKDRKQGRSKYGTKRPKEAKK, encoded by the coding sequence ATGCCAACAATACAGCAGCTAATACGTAACGAGCGCGAACAAGCGCGTCAGAAAACCAAGTCCCCGGCTCTGAAACAATGCCCCCAACGTCGGGGAGTTTGTACCAGAGTATACACGACCACACCAAAAAAGCCTAACTCAGCTCTACGTAAAGTAGCAAGAGTCAGACTTACCTCTGGATTTGAAGTCACAGCTTATATTCCAGGTATTGGTCACAACTTACAAGAACACTCAGTTGTAATGATTCGTGGCGGTCGGGTTAAGGATCTACCAGGCGTGAGATACCACATTATCCGTGGCACCCTAGATACAGCCGGAGTCAAAGACCGTAAACAAGGGCGTTCCAAGTATGGAACCAAGCGTCCGAAAGAAGCGAAAAAATAG
- the rpsJ gene encoding 30S ribosomal protein S10, with the protein MATLQQQKIRIRLQAFDRRLLDTSCEKIVDTANRTNATAVGPIPLPTKRRIYCVLRSPHVDKDSREHFETRTHRRIIDIYQPSSKTIDALMKLDLPSGVDIEVKL; encoded by the coding sequence ATGGCAACTCTACAGCAGCAGAAAATTAGAATTCGCTTACAAGCTTTTGATCGACGCTTATTAGACACATCTTGCGAGAAGATTGTAGATACAGCTAACCGCACCAATGCTACAGCCGTAGGCCCAATTCCTTTACCAACAAAACGCCGGATCTATTGTGTACTGCGATCGCCTCACGTAGATAAAGATTCACGGGAACACTTTGAAACCCGTACTCATCGCCGGATTATTGATATTTACCAGCCCTCTTCTAAGACTATTGATGCCCTGATGAAATTGGATCTACCATCAGGTGTAGATATTGAAGTCAAACTTTAA
- a CDS encoding IS5 family transposase, which translates to MSKAYPSNLTRVQYEFLSEMIPEPKPGGRKREVDIWEVLNGIFYVLVEGVRWRSLPGDFPAWQTVYTYFRNWRKDGTWLEIHDTLRQWTRIEQERHSSPSEAIIDSQSVKTAAMVHKAVGYDAGKKIKGRKRFMTVDTLGLVLRVLVTAASVGEREGGKKVLKRVKQSSNQVSRLTTIWVDGGFNGDPFMQWVMDFCRWIVQVVLRPEQTKGFVLLKKRWVVERTFGWLMGCRRLVRDYELLPETSETFIYLAMIRIMVRRLA; encoded by the coding sequence ATGAGTAAAGCATACCCCAGCAATCTGACCCGTGTTCAATATGAATTTCTGAGTGAGATGATTCCAGAACCAAAACCTGGTGGTCGCAAGCGTGAAGTTGATATATGGGAAGTCCTTAACGGAATTTTTTATGTCTTGGTAGAAGGAGTTAGATGGCGATCGCTACCGGGTGACTTTCCCGCATGGCAGACAGTGTACACCTATTTTCGTAATTGGCGCAAAGATGGAACTTGGCTAGAAATTCACGATACACTCCGGCAGTGGACGCGAATTGAGCAGGAGCGCCATTCGAGTCCATCAGAGGCAATCATTGATAGTCAAAGTGTGAAAACTGCTGCAATGGTACATAAAGCTGTGGGCTACGATGCGGGCAAGAAAATAAAAGGGCGCAAGCGATTTATGACAGTTGATACCTTGGGTTTAGTTTTGCGGGTCTTGGTAACAGCAGCCAGTGTGGGTGAGCGTGAAGGGGGCAAAAAAGTTCTTAAACGGGTAAAGCAATCTAGCAACCAGGTTTCTCGTTTGACAACCATTTGGGTGGATGGCGGCTTTAATGGTGATCCGTTCATGCAGTGGGTGATGGACTTCTGTCGTTGGATTGTGCAGGTGGTTCTGCGACCAGAACAAACCAAGGGTTTTGTGCTGCTCAAAAAACGTTGGGTCGTGGAGCGGACTTTTGGTTGGTTAATGGGGTGTCGGCGATTGGTTAGAGACTATGAATTATTGCCTGAAACATCGGAGACATTTATCTACCTTGCCATGATTCGGATCATGGTGAGGCGATTAGCATAA
- a CDS encoding Rne/Rng family ribonuclease produces the protein MPKQIIIAEQHQIAAVFSEDQIQELVVATGHHQIGDIYLGVVENVLPGIDAAFVNIGDPERNGFIHVTDLGPLKLKRTAAAITELLAPQQKVLVQVMKEPTGTKGPRLTGNITLPGRYVVLMPYGRGVNLSRRIKSESERNRLRALAILVKPAGMGLLVRTEAEGKPEEAIMEDLELLQKQWEAIQQEAHSTRAPALLNRDDDFIQRVLRDMYGADVNRIVVDSSTGLKRVKQYLQNWSGGQTPQGLLIDHHRDRSPILEYFRISAAIREALKPRVDLPSGGYIIIEPTEALTVIDVNSGSFTRSATARETVLWTNCEAATEIARQLRLRNIAGVIVVDFIDMESRRDQLQVLEHFNKALKADKARPQIAQLTELGLVELTRKRQGQNIYELFGDTCPTCGGLGHTVRLPGEIENRLPIPAETPERERERFVSLPHREPRQPAARIPEPRETYDGFSEAFEGDLESGNLNLINHPSYQDLNDNKRRTRTRRSRIAINGLNGKDEARVVTNPLAFVNEPDLDLDIEPVLGVAPEIPSPTLGKPGWSERVERTVVDRTIDRTVERAKIIKAEPVKPVVEPPEIRTVEMSLQEQDIFALMGISPLVKLEQEVKNPKSVIINVIQPGQQPTTPTESTSESTIVQKATPEIIPSKIPIPKVIEPEPKPLIEETTESSELTASPTGSLSAKASANEDESDANSAATASRRRRRRSSAIEDN, from the coding sequence ATGCCAAAACAAATTATCATCGCGGAGCAGCACCAAATTGCTGCTGTCTTTTCTGAAGATCAAATACAGGAACTAGTTGTTGCTACGGGTCATCACCAAATAGGTGATATCTACTTAGGGGTAGTAGAAAACGTATTGCCTGGGATAGATGCGGCTTTTGTCAATATTGGCGACCCAGAGCGCAACGGTTTTATTCACGTCACCGACTTAGGGCCACTGAAGCTAAAGCGTACCGCAGCAGCAATTACAGAATTACTAGCACCACAGCAGAAAGTTTTGGTGCAAGTAATGAAAGAGCCGACGGGGACAAAAGGCCCCCGGCTTACGGGTAATATTACCTTACCTGGACGCTACGTAGTACTGATGCCTTATGGTAGAGGCGTAAATTTATCCCGACGAATTAAAAGTGAAAGTGAGCGCAACCGCTTGCGGGCACTGGCGATTTTGGTCAAACCGGCGGGAATGGGTTTGCTTGTGCGTACAGAAGCAGAAGGCAAACCCGAAGAAGCGATTATGGAAGATTTGGAATTGCTGCAAAAGCAATGGGAAGCCATTCAGCAGGAAGCGCATTCCACCCGTGCCCCAGCACTACTCAACCGGGACGATGACTTCATTCAGCGCGTATTGCGGGATATGTATGGCGCGGATGTAAATCGGATTGTCGTGGATTCCAGTACTGGTTTGAAGCGCGTGAAGCAGTACTTGCAGAACTGGAGCGGAGGTCAAACACCGCAGGGATTGTTAATTGACCATCACCGCGATCGCTCTCCAATTTTAGAGTACTTCCGCATCAGTGCGGCGATTCGAGAAGCCCTCAAACCGCGAGTAGACCTACCTTCTGGAGGCTACATCATCATTGAGCCGACAGAGGCATTAACCGTAATTGATGTTAACTCAGGTTCCTTCACGCGATCGGCAACAGCTAGAGAAACAGTTTTGTGGACAAACTGTGAAGCTGCAACAGAAATTGCTCGTCAGCTGCGTCTGCGGAATATCGCCGGGGTGATCGTTGTTGATTTTATTGATATGGAATCACGACGCGATCAACTACAAGTTCTCGAACACTTTAATAAAGCACTCAAAGCAGACAAAGCTCGTCCGCAGATTGCCCAATTAACCGAACTGGGTTTAGTAGAACTGACCCGTAAACGTCAGGGCCAAAACATTTACGAATTGTTTGGTGATACTTGTCCCACCTGTGGCGGTTTAGGACATACTGTGCGTCTGCCTGGAGAAATCGAAAACCGATTACCAATACCAGCAGAAACACCAGAGCGTGAACGTGAGCGTTTTGTATCCCTGCCTCACCGAGAACCACGTCAGCCTGCTGCCCGCATCCCAGAACCACGAGAAACTTATGATGGATTTTCAGAAGCATTTGAGGGCGACCTAGAATCGGGTAACTTAAATCTGATTAATCATCCTAGTTATCAAGACCTTAATGATAATAAGCGTCGTACCCGCACTCGCCGCAGTCGAATTGCCATTAATGGGTTAAACGGGAAAGATGAAGCTAGGGTTGTAACCAATCCACTGGCTTTTGTTAACGAGCCAGACTTAGACCTTGATATTGAACCAGTACTAGGAGTTGCACCAGAGATTCCCTCACCCACTCTTGGTAAACCAGGTTGGAGTGAAAGAGTAGAGCGCACTGTAGTAGATCGCACTATAGATCGGACTGTAGAACGCGCTAAAATTATCAAGGCAGAGCCAGTCAAACCAGTGGTAGAACCACCGGAGATTAGAACTGTAGAAATGAGCCTCCAGGAACAGGATATCTTTGCCTTGATGGGAATATCTCCCTTGGTGAAGTTAGAGCAAGAGGTTAAAAATCCCAAGTCTGTGATTATTAACGTGATTCAACCTGGTCAACAGCCAACGACTCCAACTGAATCAACCTCAGAATCAACTATTGTCCAAAAAGCAACACCTGAAATAATCCCAAGCAAGATACCAATACCAAAAGTTATTGAGCCAGAACCAAAACCTTTGATAGAAGAGACAACTGAATCATCTGAGTTGACTGCTAGCCCAACGGGTAGCTTGTCTGCGAAAGCTTCCGCTAACGAAGATGAAAGTGATGCGAACAGCGCCGCCACTGCCAGCCGTCGCCGCCGCCGTCGTTCCTCAGCCATCGAGGATAATTAA
- a CDS encoding ribonuclease HII produces the protein MVETSPTPLQQSNWLEFSTLPGIPGLVAGVDEVGRGALFGPVVAAAVILPDHALPILMAAKIKDSKKLSSSRRTQLAHQICELAIDWKIGFASTAEIDKINILQATLLAMKRAVLKLKVQPALCLVDGNQLIKDLLLPQQTIIKGDERSLAIASASIVAKVWRDELVLRLALKYPMYSLECNKGYGSQQHLLALQQYGPSPLHRQSFRPCQIKILKAE, from the coding sequence ATGGTAGAAACGTCGCCAACGCCCTTGCAACAATCCAATTGGCTGGAGTTTTCTACCTTACCAGGGATTCCAGGGTTGGTTGCAGGTGTGGATGAAGTAGGGCGAGGCGCTCTATTTGGCCCTGTGGTGGCAGCAGCAGTGATCCTACCAGATCATGCTTTGCCAATACTGATGGCAGCTAAAATCAAAGACAGTAAAAAGTTATCTAGTTCTCGTAGAACTCAGCTAGCACACCAAATTTGTGAGCTGGCTATAGACTGGAAAATCGGGTTTGCTTCTACTGCCGAAATTGACAAAATAAATATTTTGCAAGCGACGCTGTTAGCAATGAAGCGGGCTGTACTGAAGTTAAAGGTACAGCCTGCACTCTGCCTGGTTGATGGTAATCAGTTAATCAAAGACTTACTATTGCCGCAACAAACAATAATTAAGGGGGACGAGCGATCACTCGCCATTGCCTCTGCTAGTATTGTTGCCAAGGTTTGGCGTGACGAACTGGTACTGCGTCTAGCATTAAAATACCCTATGTACAGCTTAGAGTGTAACAAGGGTTATGGTAGCCAGCAGCATTTGCTGGCTCTGCAACAATATGGGCCCTCGCCCCTACATCGTCAGTCTTTTCGTCCTTGCCAAATCAAAATACTGAAGGCTGAGTGA